The following are encoded together in the Dehalococcoidales bacterium genome:
- the dnaN gene encoding DNA polymerase III subunit beta, protein MKVSCLQENLNKGLNLVGRAAAARTTLPITNNIYLGTDQGRLKLVATNLEMAISCWIGAKVEEEGAITVPARTISEFVASLPNDKVDMALAAHSKVLDIKCARFDAKISGVDAKDFPPIPRIEDGITTQVDADLFKRGIRKVVFAAATDDSRPVLTGVNAEFDNETLTLAAADGFRLAVYKMALESKMSQKVTAIIPSRTLSELLKLSGEQEEPIVIVLSPSRSQIIFRLKDIELVSQLIQGNFPQYSQLIPQSFGTRVVADVKQFAQANKTASIFARDGSGIVRLVITPGDSEVIPGKMTVSARAEELGEDKGEIDVTVQGPEAKIAFNNRYLADVLDAIGETQAALEITNPSSPGVFKPVNADNYLHVVMPMFVSW, encoded by the coding sequence ATGAAAGTATCTTGCCTACAGGAAAATCTCAATAAAGGTTTGAATTTGGTAGGAAGAGCAGCAGCTGCCCGCACTACTTTACCGATAACTAATAATATCTATCTTGGCACTGATCAAGGGCGGTTAAAATTAGTTGCAACCAACCTTGAAATGGCCATATCCTGCTGGATTGGTGCTAAGGTTGAAGAAGAAGGGGCAATTACTGTTCCAGCTCGTACTATCAGTGAGTTTGTAGCATCTCTGCCTAATGATAAGGTTGATATGGCACTTGCAGCTCACTCTAAGGTATTAGATATAAAGTGTGCGCGGTTCGATGCTAAAATCAGCGGCGTTGACGCCAAAGACTTTCCTCCAATACCCCGCATCGAAGATGGTATCACCACACAAGTTGATGCCGATTTATTTAAAAGAGGCATCAGGAAAGTTGTTTTTGCAGCAGCGACTGACGATTCCAGGCCGGTGCTGACTGGAGTAAATGCAGAATTCGATAATGAAACGCTTACCCTTGCCGCAGCCGATGGATTTCGACTGGCGGTTTATAAGATGGCTCTTGAGTCAAAAATGTCACAGAAGGTAACAGCGATTATTCCTTCCCGAACACTTTCTGAGTTATTAAAGCTGTCTGGCGAACAAGAAGAGCCAATAGTTATCGTATTATCCCCATCAAGAAGTCAAATCATATTCCGCCTTAAAGATATTGAACTGGTTTCTCAGTTGATTCAGGGCAATTTCCCCCAATATTCACAACTTATACCACAGAGCTTTGGGACCAGGGTTGTGGCTGATGTAAAACAATTCGCTCAGGCAAATAAGACCGCATCTATTTTTGCCCGGGACGGAAGCGGAATAGTACGTCTGGTTATTACCCCTGGAGACAGTGAAGTAATCCCGGGAAAAATGACGGTTTCAGCGCGAGCTGAGGAATTAGGTGAAGACAAAGGTGAAATAGACGTCACTGTTCAAGGACCGGAAGCAAAGATAGCTTTTAACAACAGGTACCTGGCGGATGTTCTGGATGCCATTGGCGAAACACAGGCTGCACTTGAGATCACTAATCCTTCCAGTCCGGGGGTTTTTAAACCGGTTAATGCAGATAATTATCTGCATGTAGTGATGCCGATGTTTGTTTCTTGGTAG
- the rdgB gene encoding RdgB/HAM1 family non-canonical purine NTP pyrophosphatase, whose product MYAKLLIATGNPGKLRELCELLAGIPFALISPKEAGIKSRALEDGLTYEENAIIKARFLANQSKMLTLADDSGLEVDALGGEPGIKSARFGGDGISDAERNVLLLERLKDVPLEQRTARFKCVIAIASPLGRIETCQGVCEGVIAFEPAGSENFGYDPIFYFPSLGKTMAELPVDIKNQISHRGKATAKAKNLLDSFR is encoded by the coding sequence ATGTACGCAAAGCTCCTGATTGCGACCGGAAACCCCGGTAAGCTGCGGGAGCTTTGCGAATTGCTTGCTGGTATTCCGTTCGCGCTTATCTCCCCGAAGGAAGCTGGTATCAAAAGTAGAGCACTCGAAGATGGCCTGACCTATGAAGAGAACGCCATTATCAAAGCGCGTTTTTTAGCAAATCAGAGCAAGATGTTAACCCTTGCCGATGATTCCGGCCTCGAGGTTGATGCCTTGGGGGGAGAGCCTGGTATCAAGTCGGCAAGGTTTGGCGGTGACGGCATAAGTGATGCTGAAAGAAACGTGCTATTGCTTGAACGCTTGAAGGATGTTCCCTTGGAACAGAGAACGGCTCGTTTTAAATGTGTTATTGCAATCGCATCCCCTCTGGGACGCATTGAGACTTGCCAGGGAGTGTGTGAAGGGGTTATTGCGTTCGAGCCAGCAGGGTCTGAAAATTTCGGCTATGACCCAATATTTTATTTCCCCAGTCTGGGAAAGACCATGGCCGAACTCCCTGTTGACATCAAGAATCAAATCAGCCATCGGGGAAAGGCCACCGCCAAAGCCAAAAATCTACTTGATAGCTTTCGCTAA
- the fbp gene encoding fructose-1,6-bisphosphate aldolase/phosphatase, producing MKVTLSVIKADIGGWVGHSDSHPEVLAKAEEAMHHAKQKGTIIDYHVTKCGDDAQLIMTHTHGEESELIHKLSWDTFLACTDVAKKLKLHGAGQDLLCDAFSGNIKGMGPGVAEMEIEERGAESILIFMADKTSSGAWNMPLYKIFADPFNTIGLVIAGNMHTGFAFEVHDVKEHKKVTFNCPDEIYDLLVFIGAPSRFCIKSVYHRDSGEIAATSSTQKLSLMAGRYVGKDDPVCIVRAQGHFPAVGEVLEPFSHPFFVEGWMRGSHMGPLMPVSVQDATPSRFDGPPRVTCLGFQLAEGQLIGPKDMFDDVSFENARGEANYMADIMRQHGPFEPHRLPLDEMEYTTMPQVVEKLKDRFQVLED from the coding sequence ATGAAGGTTACCCTTAGTGTAATCAAGGCTGATATTGGTGGCTGGGTTGGCCATAGTGATTCGCATCCAGAGGTTTTAGCAAAGGCCGAAGAGGCCATGCACCATGCCAAACAGAAAGGAACCATTATTGATTATCATGTCACCAAGTGCGGTGATGATGCGCAGTTGATAATGACCCATACGCACGGTGAAGAAAGTGAGTTGATCCATAAACTTTCCTGGGATACTTTTCTAGCTTGCACGGATGTGGCGAAGAAATTAAAACTGCATGGAGCCGGGCAGGATCTTTTATGCGATGCCTTTTCGGGTAATATAAAAGGAATGGGTCCTGGTGTGGCTGAAATGGAAATAGAGGAAAGGGGTGCAGAAAGCATTCTTATTTTCATGGCAGACAAGACTTCATCCGGCGCCTGGAATATGCCTCTTTACAAGATATTCGCCGATCCATTTAATACCATTGGGTTGGTTATAGCTGGTAATATGCATACTGGTTTTGCTTTTGAAGTACATGATGTAAAAGAGCATAAAAAAGTAACCTTTAATTGCCCAGATGAAATATACGACCTTCTGGTGTTCATTGGGGCTCCATCCAGGTTCTGTATAAAATCTGTTTACCACCGTGATTCTGGTGAAATTGCTGCCACCTCGTCGACCCAAAAACTGTCTCTTATGGCAGGACGTTATGTAGGAAAAGACGATCCAGTCTGCATAGTTCGAGCTCAGGGGCACTTCCCTGCAGTTGGAGAAGTTCTGGAGCCATTTTCACACCCCTTCTTTGTGGAAGGCTGGATGAGAGGCTCACATATGGGGCCTCTGATGCCGGTTTCAGTCCAAGATGCCACTCCTTCGCGATTCGACGGCCCTCCACGGGTGACTTGTCTTGGTTTCCAACTCGCAGAAGGTCAATTAATAGGTCCAAAGGATATGTTTGATGATGTATCTTTTGAAAATGCTCGAGGCGAAGCTAACTATATGGCGGATATTATGCGCCAGCATGGACCATTTGAACCTCATCGCTTACCATTAGACGAAATGGAATATACTACTATGCCACAAGTTGTGGAAAAGCTTAAAGACCGATTCCAGGTTTTGGAGGACTAA
- a CDS encoding cob(I)yrinic acid a,c-diamide adenosyltransferase, giving the protein MPKTSPSGSIIVYTGDGKGKTSAAIGTAVRASGHNLSVLLVLFMKGSSYDHGEVRALKGIHGITIKSFGQPGWVKKGSIHNGDIEQAQLALSCAQSAISNAEYDFVIMDEVNAAVDCGLINFEDLENIIKMCPSGVSIVLTGRNADPRLFEMADIVTEMKAIKYLYTTGNNARKGLDY; this is encoded by the coding sequence TTGCCCAAAACCAGCCCTTCGGGAAGTATAATAGTATATACCGGTGACGGTAAAGGCAAGACTAGTGCTGCAATTGGTACAGCTGTTCGAGCTTCCGGCCACAATTTGAGTGTATTGCTTGTACTTTTTATGAAAGGCTCCAGTTACGATCATGGAGAGGTCAGGGCGCTTAAAGGAATTCACGGAATAACCATTAAAAGTTTTGGTCAACCAGGCTGGGTAAAAAAGGGCAGCATTCACAATGGTGATATCGAACAAGCGCAACTCGCTTTGTCTTGTGCCCAGTCGGCTATATCCAATGCTGAATATGATTTTGTTATCATGGACGAGGTAAATGCAGCCGTTGATTGTGGGCTGATTAATTTCGAAGACCTGGAGAATATTATTAAAATGTGCCCATCGGGTGTTTCGATAGTTTTAACCGGGCGAAATGCCGATCCAAGGCTGTTCGAAATGGCAGATATCGTGACAGAAATGAAAGCGATAAAATATTTGTATACAACGGGAAATAATGCCCGCAAAGGGCTTGACTACTAG
- a CDS encoding fumarylacetoacetate hydrolase family protein: MKIIRCKHENQFIYGIIEGDSVRLLHGTPFPEPVLTDKYLEVKDIELIAPCEPSKIIAMGLNYHSHAREMGQKIPNSPLTFLKPSTSVIGHEAHIIYPSSSARVDFEGELAVIIKKPAWSVSQDKAYEYILGYSCFNDVTARDLQQVDSQWTRAKGFDTFAAVGPWIETDLQADSLNIETFLNNEIKQKGNTSDLIYSIPEIIHFISNVMTLMPGDIIATGTPAGIGPMKPGDCVEVKIEGIGTLRNYIVTNGYKGYS; encoded by the coding sequence ATGAAGATTATTCGCTGCAAACATGAAAACCAATTTATTTATGGCATTATCGAAGGTGATTCTGTAAGATTGCTCCATGGTACACCTTTTCCAGAACCTGTTTTAACTGACAAATATCTTGAAGTTAAAGATATTGAGCTTATAGCTCCATGTGAACCATCAAAAATCATCGCTATGGGCTTGAACTATCATTCGCACGCTCGGGAAATGGGGCAAAAGATTCCCAATTCTCCATTAACCTTTTTAAAACCCTCTACTTCGGTGATTGGTCACGAAGCTCATATCATATATCCATCTTCATCCGCCAGGGTTGATTTCGAAGGAGAATTGGCGGTAATAATAAAAAAACCTGCCTGGTCCGTTAGCCAGGATAAAGCCTATGAATATATTCTGGGATACTCCTGTTTTAATGATGTTACTGCGCGTGATCTTCAGCAGGTTGATAGCCAGTGGACCCGGGCGAAAGGATTCGATACATTTGCGGCGGTTGGCCCATGGATTGAAACTGATTTACAAGCTGACAGCCTTAACATAGAAACCTTTCTGAATAATGAAATCAAGCAAAAAGGCAACACCAGCGACCTTATATACTCTATACCTGAAATTATACATTTTATTTCCAATGTGATGACGTTAATGCCCGGAGATATCATTGCTACAGGTACTCCTGCCGGCATTGGTCCGATGAAGCCGGGGGATTGCGTGGAAGTTAAAATTGAAGGAATCGGGACACTCCGGAATTACATCGTAACGAATGGCTACAAAGGATATTCATAA
- a CDS encoding Cof-type HAD-IIB family hydrolase, translating to MKYRMLVLDVDGTLVNAYGNINTKDKQAINQAVKSGVIVVLSTGRVVLACERILKELCLDGYHIFFDGALVSNPHTNDIVHSKPIPKEKVLATVDYCREISAYLELYSHSSFYADKANWTDEIHRLFFNVSIMLADLVEVGETKEILKMETIARHPNEFSLAENLQETLKDSLRFSIARSPAFPGVDFFNILEPDVSKGNALKTLCNHLGIPLEDTAAIGDGLNDISLMQTAGLSIAMGNAFPEVIAVADQVTTRVDDGGVSQAIYDYIL from the coding sequence ATGAAATACAGAATGCTGGTTCTCGATGTTGATGGTACACTAGTCAACGCATACGGCAATATCAATACAAAAGATAAGCAAGCTATAAATCAAGCTGTAAAGAGCGGCGTAATCGTAGTGCTCTCTACTGGAAGGGTGGTGCTGGCTTGTGAGAGAATACTAAAAGAATTATGCTTGGATGGTTATCATATCTTCTTTGACGGAGCCTTAGTTTCCAATCCCCATACTAACGATATCGTCCACTCCAAGCCTATTCCAAAAGAAAAGGTGCTGGCTACAGTTGATTATTGTCGGGAAATATCTGCCTATCTCGAGCTTTATTCGCATTCTTCTTTTTATGCCGATAAAGCTAATTGGACTGATGAGATCCACCGCCTATTTTTTAATGTCAGTATCATGCTTGCAGACCTGGTCGAGGTGGGGGAAACTAAAGAGATCCTTAAAATGGAAACTATTGCAAGACATCCCAACGAATTCTCACTGGCTGAAAACTTGCAGGAAACTCTTAAAGACTCGTTACGTTTTTCTATAGCCAGATCCCCCGCTTTCCCTGGTGTTGATTTTTTTAATATTCTCGAACCGGATGTATCAAAAGGAAATGCTCTTAAAACATTATGCAATCATCTCGGAATTCCGCTCGAAGATACGGCAGCAATAGGGGACGGCCTTAACGACATTTCGCTTATGCAAACAGCCGGCTTGAGCATTGCAATGGGCAATGCCTTTCCAGAAGTAATAGCGGTTGCCGATCAGGTAACAACCCGCGTAGACGATGGTGGCGTAAGCCAGGCTATATATGATTATATTCTTTAA
- the uvrC gene encoding excinuclease ABC subunit UvrC yields MNTKKLEELKTTVKFFPESPGVYLMKDRQNNIIYVGKASSLHNRVGSYFTTYSKQSKKTQQLLSNIDDIEYFVTSTEEEALVLELNFIKQYRPHYNIALKDDKNFPYIKIDTDRDWPRVMITRRLESDGARYFGPYGNGVSVKRTLKIIKKIFPFRSCRDVIDGKRPRPCLEYDMGRCLGPCSGKTTRDEYRAVIDKLVLFLEGRHNAVIKELEREMKRAAGKEEFEKAALIRDKITNLKKILTYQEMATRVRGDRDAIAFFRDEKEAFVQVFFVRSGKIIGREGFFLANTRYETDSQVMTSFVKQFYDSAMVIPPMILLQHPIEDRLVINNWIKSKAQHAVNITVPAQGPKKELIDMVANNAKQGLESIRFKLVSHGAIQNEVLGDLKNLLNLNSVPHRIEGYDISNLGGRMAVGSMVVFEQGKPSSSRYRRFRIKTVEGPDDYSMLKEVISRRFKHGELSADPEWKTLPDLVLIDGGKGQLCAVLDVISSEIADRVSFISLAKENEEIFTTHSASPVVLPKNSQVLQLLQRVRDEAHRFAIGYHRVVREKKHFESLLDKVEGIGTKRKKALIKQFGSLEGIRQASQEQIAKVQCISPELARRIKMAI; encoded by the coding sequence ATGAACACAAAAAAATTGGAAGAGCTTAAGACCACGGTAAAGTTTTTCCCCGAGTCCCCAGGGGTTTATCTGATGAAGGATCGTCAGAATAATATTATTTATGTAGGGAAAGCATCCAGTTTGCACAACAGGGTTGGTTCATATTTCACCACATATTCTAAACAAAGCAAGAAAACACAACAACTTCTCAGCAATATTGACGACATCGAGTACTTTGTCACCAGTACTGAAGAAGAAGCACTGGTACTCGAATTAAATTTTATCAAACAGTACCGGCCTCATTACAATATTGCTCTTAAAGATGATAAGAATTTTCCCTATATTAAAATTGATACTGATCGGGATTGGCCAAGAGTGATGATTACACGTCGGCTTGAAAGTGATGGTGCTCGATACTTTGGCCCTTACGGGAACGGAGTTTCGGTAAAACGAACTTTAAAAATAATCAAAAAGATATTTCCCTTCCGATCTTGCCGTGATGTTATAGATGGTAAAAGACCACGTCCTTGCCTGGAATACGATATGGGTCGTTGCCTTGGGCCATGCTCTGGAAAAACTACTCGTGATGAATACCGTGCCGTGATAGATAAACTGGTGTTATTTTTAGAAGGTCGCCACAATGCGGTAATCAAGGAGCTTGAGCGTGAAATGAAACGTGCAGCAGGCAAGGAAGAGTTTGAAAAAGCCGCCCTTATACGAGATAAGATTACTAATCTTAAAAAGATACTAACCTATCAGGAAATGGCAACACGTGTAAGGGGAGACCGTGATGCGATTGCGTTTTTCAGGGATGAGAAAGAAGCATTTGTTCAGGTTTTCTTCGTTCGTTCCGGTAAAATCATCGGTCGCGAAGGATTCTTTCTTGCTAATACCAGGTATGAAACCGATTCCCAGGTCATGACCAGTTTTGTAAAACAGTTTTATGACTCAGCGATGGTTATTCCTCCGATGATCCTGCTTCAACACCCGATCGAAGATCGTTTGGTAATCAATAATTGGATAAAATCCAAAGCACAACATGCTGTGAATATCACAGTGCCTGCGCAAGGACCAAAGAAAGAATTGATCGATATGGTGGCAAATAATGCAAAACAAGGTTTGGAAAGTATCAGGTTTAAACTGGTTTCCCATGGAGCAATACAAAATGAAGTACTGGGCGATTTAAAAAACCTGCTTAATTTAAATAGTGTTCCTCATCGAATCGAGGGGTACGATATCTCGAACCTCGGAGGCAGAATGGCAGTGGGAAGTATGGTAGTGTTTGAACAGGGCAAACCGTCGTCATCGCGTTATCGTCGTTTTCGAATTAAAACAGTTGAAGGCCCTGATGATTACAGTATGTTAAAAGAAGTTATTTCCCGAAGATTTAAACATGGGGAATTGTCGGCTGATCCGGAATGGAAGACACTGCCGGATCTTGTTTTAATTGATGGTGGGAAAGGACAGCTGTGTGCAGTGCTTGACGTTATTTCCAGTGAAATTGCTGACAGGGTATCGTTTATCAGCCTGGCAAAAGAAAATGAAGAAATTTTTACTACTCACTCCGCCAGCCCGGTTGTTTTGCCAAAAAACAGCCAAGTTTTGCAATTGCTGCAAAGAGTCAGGGATGAAGCCCATCGATTTGCGATTGGATATCACAGGGTTGTTCGAGAAAAAAAACATTTTGAATCGCTGCTGGATAAAGTTGAAGGTATTGGAACAAAGCGTAAGAAGGCTTTAATCAAACAATTTGGTTCTCTCGAGGGTATCAGGCAAGCGAGCCAGGAACAGATTGCCAAAGTACAGTGCATTTCTCCGGAACTGGCACGAAGGATTAAAATGGCAATATAG
- the xerD gene encoding site-specific tyrosine recombinase XerD, translating to MKEDIDSFLNYLKVERGFSDNTLQAYNNDLHQLVQFIERDARYRNVMPSWQNFGKHGLAGYMVDLKGRGYAQTTLARKIAATKSFFNFMVGEGKLPENPTENISSPKVGKSLPDAITLPEVRELINQPSKSSSPEAKRDRAMLELLYASGMRVSELVVLNVDDVDIPNNTVRCFGKGRKERIVPVYPQAAQSVSVYLKDARPLMVRKDSEQALFVNQRGERLTRQGLWQILKAYAKSAGLGNRVTPHTLRHSFATHMLSGGADLRAVQEMLGHANISTTQIYTHVSSEHIRRAYNNAHPRAK from the coding sequence GTGAAAGAAGATATAGACAGTTTTCTTAACTATCTAAAAGTAGAAAGAGGCTTTTCCGACAATACACTCCAGGCTTACAATAATGATTTACATCAGCTTGTTCAGTTTATTGAGCGTGATGCCCGATATCGTAATGTGATGCCATCCTGGCAAAACTTTGGTAAACATGGGCTTGCCGGTTATATGGTTGACCTCAAGGGTAGAGGATATGCGCAAACCACTCTTGCAAGGAAAATCGCAGCGACGAAATCCTTTTTTAACTTCATGGTTGGTGAAGGTAAACTGCCCGAAAATCCGACAGAAAATATATCTTCCCCAAAGGTCGGTAAATCCCTCCCGGATGCCATTACTCTGCCTGAAGTCAGAGAGTTGATTAACCAGCCATCTAAATCGAGCTCCCCGGAAGCTAAAAGAGACCGGGCTATGCTTGAGCTACTTTACGCTAGCGGCATGCGCGTTAGCGAACTCGTTGTTTTAAATGTAGATGATGTAGACATTCCAAACAATACCGTGCGCTGTTTCGGAAAAGGAAGAAAAGAACGCATTGTACCAGTTTATCCCCAAGCCGCCCAATCAGTATCCGTCTACCTTAAAGATGCAAGGCCATTAATGGTACGCAAGGACAGTGAACAAGCCTTATTCGTAAATCAGCGTGGTGAAAGACTGACTCGCCAGGGTCTCTGGCAAATTCTTAAGGCTTACGCCAAATCAGCCGGTTTAGGAAATCGGGTAACGCCACATACACTCAGGCATAGCTTTGCCACTCATATGCTAAGCGGAGGGGCTGATCTCAGGGCAGTACAGGAGATGCTCGGACATGCCAACATATCTACCACTCAGATTTATACACATGTTTCTTCAGAACATATTCGCCGGGCATACAATAATGCCCATCCAAGAGCCAAATAA
- a CDS encoding protein-L-isoaspartate(D-aspartate) O-methyltransferase, protein MIKGDNFESRRAEMVANLESRLHNPQVIAAISRVPRHLFVPSYIRDSAYEDSPLPIGYGQTISQPYIVALMTSELALKKYDKVLEIGTGSGYQAAILAELTDKVFTVERIPDIAKQAAERLSMLGYKNIEVKIAAGELGWKQDAPYDAILVAAASPNVPDVLIDQLKENGRMVIPVGDRQQQELLKVTKRKGEIEIHNLGGCRFVALIGEGAWKDQE, encoded by the coding sequence ATGATAAAAGGTGACAATTTTGAATCCAGGCGAGCTGAGATGGTAGCTAACCTTGAATCTCGCCTGCATAATCCCCAAGTTATAGCAGCCATATCCCGGGTTCCGCGCCACCTTTTTGTTCCATCTTATATTCGTGACTCTGCTTATGAAGATTCGCCTCTTCCAATTGGATATGGCCAAACAATTTCTCAGCCTTATATTGTGGCTTTAATGACGTCCGAGCTGGCCCTTAAGAAATATGATAAAGTGTTGGAAATTGGTACCGGCAGTGGATATCAGGCGGCAATTCTGGCAGAATTGACAGATAAGGTGTTTACAGTAGAACGAATTCCTGATATAGCCAAGCAGGCTGCAGAAAGACTTTCTATGCTAGGTTACAAAAATATTGAGGTCAAAATAGCTGCTGGCGAGCTAGGCTGGAAACAGGATGCCCCCTATGATGCCATTCTGGTTGCTGCGGCATCCCCCAATGTTCCAGATGTCTTAATTGATCAGTTGAAGGAAAATGGTCGCATGGTTATCCCGGTAGGAGATCGTCAGCAGCAAGAATTATTAAAAGTAACCAAGCGTAAAGGGGAAATAGAAATACATAATTTAGGGGGATGTAGATTCGTAGCTCTTATCGGTGAAGGAGCGTGGAAGGATCAAGAATGA
- a CDS encoding nitroreductase family protein, giving the protein MEGSRMTMDIFKAISSRRSIRHFKSDPISRENILRILEAGRWAPSWKNSQCPRFVAIDDKAVKQHISQTLMQNRAYDGALTAPLLIVVCAELGQSGYSAGVPATDKGDWYMFDTALAVQNILLEAWSLGFGSVVIGYFNASAVASIIDLPEGFTVVNLIAIGRPDETPGIPSRKPFEQVCFLNRFGNQYPS; this is encoded by the coding sequence GTGGAAGGATCAAGAATGACCATGGACATCTTTAAAGCTATCAGCTCAAGGCGCAGCATTCGCCACTTTAAATCAGACCCAATTTCGCGAGAAAATATATTGAGAATTCTTGAAGCAGGCAGATGGGCTCCTTCCTGGAAAAACAGCCAATGTCCTCGTTTCGTTGCAATTGACGACAAAGCTGTAAAGCAACATATTTCTCAGACACTAATGCAAAATCGGGCTTATGATGGCGCGCTTACAGCGCCGCTACTTATCGTTGTATGTGCAGAACTCGGTCAAAGCGGCTATTCAGCTGGTGTTCCGGCTACCGACAAAGGTGATTGGTATATGTTTGATACTGCGCTTGCTGTTCAAAATATCCTTTTGGAGGCTTGGTCGCTCGGATTTGGCAGTGTGGTTATTGGTTATTTTAATGCATCCGCTGTCGCCAGTATTATTGACCTTCCAGAAGGCTTTACAGTTGTGAATCTGATAGCAATAGGGCGCCCTGACGAAACCCCGGGAATTCCGTCGAGAAAGCCATTTGAGCAGGTTTGTTTTCTAAATCGATTTGGGAATCAGTATCCATCATGA
- a CDS encoding stage II sporulation protein M, whose translation MMNFPRWLLISAFIFFSCIIIGFLAPINIDIESVAPLGDIAEDLDSFSSPVVFLIILINNLIAISFAFFLSPVLCIIPLFSLVVNGLIIGIVGGIVVEQESFLYLLAGILPHGIFEIPALLIALAAALNFGFITLRGLLKKETRSLILPGFVTSAKYLAISAGLLIPAAFIETFVTPILLGVL comes from the coding sequence ATGATGAATTTTCCTCGCTGGCTGCTAATCTCAGCATTTATCTTTTTTTCTTGTATAATCATCGGCTTCCTTGCCCCCATTAATATTGATATCGAAAGTGTTGCGCCACTAGGTGATATCGCTGAAGACCTGGATTCCTTTTCTAGCCCAGTTGTATTTTTAATCATATTAATCAACAATTTGATCGCTATCAGCTTTGCTTTCTTTCTCAGTCCAGTGCTGTGCATTATTCCGCTCTTCTCGCTGGTGGTAAATGGCCTGATAATAGGCATCGTTGGTGGTATAGTGGTTGAACAGGAATCATTTCTATATTTGCTAGCCGGGATTCTGCCACATGGAATATTTGAAATACCCGCTCTCCTGATTGCACTTGCAGCAGCACTCAATTTTGGCTTTATCACATTGAGAGGGTTATTAAAAAAAGAAACAAGAAGTTTAATTCTTCCGGGATTTGTCACCAGTGCTAAATACCTGGCTATTTCTGCTGGCCTTCTGATTCCAGCGGCATTCATCGAAACCTTTGTTACACCGATATTATTGGGGGTTTTGTGA